One genomic region from Thalassomonas viridans encodes:
- a CDS encoding Na+/H+ antiporter subunit E, producing MRYTFSLFLLLLAFWASNSNIHTGLLFFLGLVSIMLVLLISRRMRLLDREALPLHLLVRIIPFYAWLLKEIVCGSVYVLKLIFRGKEALSPIIITVPLDFKEDLSKVIFANSITLTPGTLSLQLDRDSVQVHALTRELADELLAGEMARRIKELES from the coding sequence ATGCGTTATACCTTTAGCCTGTTTTTGTTGTTGCTTGCATTTTGGGCATCCAATTCCAACATCCATACCGGCTTGCTGTTTTTCTTAGGTTTGGTGTCGATTATGCTGGTGTTGCTGATTAGCCGGCGTATGCGTCTGCTTGACCGTGAAGCCCTGCCTCTGCATCTGCTTGTTCGTATTATTCCTTTTTATGCCTGGCTGTTAAAAGAAATTGTTTGTGGCAGTGTTTATGTCCTGAAACTGATCTTCCGGGGGAAAGAAGCCCTGAGCCCCATTATTATCACCGTGCCGCTGGATTTTAAAGAAGACCTCAGCAAGGTTATTTTTGCCAATTCCATCACCCTGACCCCGGGTACCCTAAGTCTGCAACTTGACCGGGATTCGGTACAGGTGCATGCCCTGACCCGTGAATTGGCAGATGAGCTATTGGCGGGGGAAATGGCCCGTCGTATCAAAGAGCTGGAAAGCTGA
- a CDS encoding DUF4040 domain-containing protein, which yields MIHIVLLCFLLFTVFAIVRMHDLFAVVMLLSIYGFLCASFFMVMDAVDVAFTEAAVGIGISTLLLLSALTLTGRYEKTKRHKPLLALVTVAVTAGLLIYGTLEMPPFGSAYAPAHQHIAPHYIHQSFGETGIINIVTSVLASYRGYDTLGELIVIFTAGIGVLVLLSSLAPEAGSKEGKEQHGKGKLPAPMKQHAILRIVSKMLIPLILLFALYVQFHADFGPGGGFQAGVIFASVIILYLMIFGLKAARKVISLAWLEFLAALGVLIFGSVGLLSLLSGENFLDYDMLSSDPVQAQHLGIFLVEIGVGLTVAAIIILIFMTFTGRMADRGEQQ from the coding sequence TTGATCCATATCGTTTTATTATGCTTCTTGCTCTTTACTGTGTTTGCCATAGTACGCATGCACGACTTGTTTGCGGTCGTTATGTTATTGAGCATTTACGGATTTTTATGTGCCAGCTTTTTTATGGTGATGGATGCGGTGGATGTTGCCTTTACCGAAGCTGCAGTGGGGATAGGCATATCGACTCTGTTGCTGCTTTCGGCATTAACCTTAACCGGACGCTATGAAAAAACCAAACGCCATAAGCCTCTGCTGGCACTGGTGACTGTGGCGGTCACCGCCGGCCTGCTGATATACGGCACCTTGGAAATGCCGCCTTTTGGCTCTGCCTATGCGCCTGCCCATCAACATATAGCACCGCATTATATTCACCAGTCTTTCGGTGAAACCGGCATTATCAATATTGTCACCAGCGTATTAGCCAGTTACCGGGGATATGACACGTTGGGAGAGCTGATCGTTATTTTTACAGCTGGCATAGGAGTGCTGGTGCTGTTAAGCAGCCTTGCCCCTGAGGCCGGGAGCAAAGAAGGTAAAGAGCAGCACGGCAAAGGCAAGCTGCCGGCGCCGATGAAACAGCATGCGATCTTACGCATCGTCTCTAAGATGCTTATTCCGCTAATTTTATTATTCGCCCTGTATGTACAGTTTCATGCCGATTTCGGCCCCGGCGGCGGCTTCCAGGCGGGAGTGATCTTCGCGTCGGTGATCATCCTTTACCTGATGATCTTCGGGCTCAAGGCCGCGCGTAAAGTGATCAGCCTGGCCTGGCTGGAATTTTTAGCGGCGCTGGGAGTGCTGATTTTCGGCAGTGTCGGCCTGCTCTCGCTGTTATCCGGGGAAAATTTCCTGGATTATGATATGTTGTCGTCCGATCCCGTGCAGGCCCAACACCTGGGTATCTTCCTGGTTGAGATCGGAGTGGGCCTGACCGTGGCCGCCATCATTATCTTGATCTTTATGACCTTCACCGGACGTATGGCCGACCGGGGAGAGCAGCAATGA
- a CDS encoding NAD(P)/FAD-dependent oxidoreductase: MPSYDVIVVGAGVAGMAAASALARQGLHIAVIDKGLPDVLKTGECLMADALKIMARLGLSEDFLAAEHRSLQAYDVTWGQVPGYQRHLLGSASGTGWIVNRRHFDAMLLEHCRRHKVAVFWQNSLQKIEKNAAGYWQLQLKGQQPICLSARFVLDASGRARAFVRQLGIASRRLDKMVATSCHIHSVSELSASVASIASDHQGWWYYAKYSATRGSLCYFSDGDLPLPDGPKSLVARASEQSLLAPLLADARPMTATFKRCAAYSSVLKSCVGDNWLALGDAAASFDPLSSYGMTSALSGAFYASQALVRHFNNQPKYLQTYQQLIQQNFLTYLETRLQEYEKVSGYDSPFWQRRRQEAAAGVVPRAEESDGRHSLLGH; the protein is encoded by the coding sequence ATGCCTTCCTATGACGTCATTGTTGTCGGCGCCGGGGTTGCGGGTATGGCGGCAGCGTCTGCCCTGGCCCGTCAGGGGTTGCACATTGCCGTTATAGACAAAGGTTTGCCTGATGTGCTGAAAACCGGGGAGTGCCTGATGGCGGATGCCCTGAAAATAATGGCGCGTTTGGGGCTCAGTGAAGATTTTCTGGCAGCGGAGCACAGATCATTGCAGGCTTATGATGTGACCTGGGGGCAAGTCCCCGGTTATCAGCGCCATCTGCTCGGCAGTGCATCGGGCACAGGCTGGATCGTTAACCGCCGTCATTTTGATGCCATGTTGCTTGAGCATTGCCGCCGGCACAAGGTGGCAGTGTTCTGGCAAAATTCGCTGCAAAAGATTGAAAAAAACGCCGCCGGTTACTGGCAGTTACAGCTTAAAGGGCAGCAGCCAATATGCCTCAGTGCCAGGTTTGTGCTCGATGCCAGCGGCCGTGCCCGGGCATTTGTCCGGCAATTGGGTATTGCCAGCCGCCGTCTGGATAAAATGGTGGCCACAAGCTGCCATATTCACAGCGTCAGCGAGTTGTCGGCATCTGTTGCCAGCATCGCCAGCGATCATCAGGGCTGGTGGTATTATGCTAAATATTCCGCTACCCGGGGCAGTTTATGTTATTTTTCTGACGGCGACCTGCCCCTGCCTGACGGCCCGAAAAGCTTAGTGGCCCGGGCCAGCGAGCAAAGTCTGCTGGCGCCGCTGCTGGCCGATGCCAGACCGATGACAGCCACCTTTAAGCGCTGCGCTGCCTATTCCTCGGTGTTAAAGTCTTGCGTTGGAGACAATTGGCTGGCTTTGGGGGATGCTGCTGCAAGCTTTGATCCCCTGTCTTCCTACGGTATGACTTCCGCCTTATCGGGGGCTTTTTATGCCAGCCAGGCACTGGTGCGCCATTTCAATAACCAGCCCAAGTACCTGCAAACCTACCAGCAGCTGATACAGCAAAATTTTTTAACTTACCTGGAGACGCGTTTGCAGGAATATGAAAAAGTGTCCGGGTATGACAGTCCTTTTTGGCAACGACGCCGGCAAGAGGCCGCAGCCGGAGTTGTTCCTCGTGCGGAGGAAAGCGATGGCCGCCATTCGCTTTTGGGCCATTGA
- a CDS encoding universal stress protein, whose translation MVKHVLVIADIEDDETFALEKARDLSLPSGTQLEIIRFIHSGSKPHLTSAQQMEQARESLAGVIKRVFDDESQVTSKVVDSEHIADWVLEHCRQKTVDLVVKSRHRTESLFHTPTDWQLLRQLPCPILIASHIKWKPEANILLPLDLSTDESLHQQLNKSVLQWGKFWAEANKHRLHAAYSIPIAKPLLELEIVDRHEIEQKKSPQAREKMAELLARFEMSDVPVHITAGPPEKTIPHLAGEVHCDLVIMGCAGHQGLSAYLHGHTTEKVLHNLRADCLVIKPAQD comes from the coding sequence ATGGTAAAGCATGTCTTGGTGATTGCTGATATTGAAGATGACGAAACTTTTGCACTGGAAAAGGCACGTGATCTGAGTTTACCGAGCGGCACCCAGCTGGAAATCATCAGATTTATCCATAGTGGCAGTAAGCCGCACCTCACATCGGCACAGCAGATGGAACAGGCCAGGGAGTCTCTGGCCGGTGTCATTAAACGTGTATTTGACGATGAAAGCCAGGTTACCAGTAAAGTGGTAGACAGTGAGCATATTGCCGACTGGGTGCTTGAGCATTGCCGGCAAAAAACCGTAGACCTGGTGGTTAAAAGCCGCCACCGCACTGAATCCCTGTTCCATACCCCCACCGACTGGCAATTGCTGCGGCAATTGCCCTGTCCTATTTTGATCGCCTCGCATATCAAGTGGAAGCCCGAGGCTAATATTTTATTGCCCCTGGATCTGTCAACCGATGAAAGCCTGCACCAGCAACTGAATAAGTCGGTGCTGCAGTGGGGAAAATTCTGGGCGGAAGCGAATAAACATAGGCTCCATGCCGCATACAGTATTCCCATTGCCAAACCTTTACTGGAACTGGAAATAGTGGACAGGCATGAAATCGAGCAGAAAAAATCTCCCCAGGCAAGGGAGAAAATGGCGGAGCTTCTGGCCCGTTTTGAGATGAGTGACGTGCCGGTGCATATCACCGCAGGGCCGCCGGAAAAAACCATTCCCCATCTTGCCGGTGAAGTGCATTGCGACCTGGTGATTATGGGTTGCGCCGGTCACCAGGGGCTCAGCGCCTATTTACACGGTCACACGACGGAAAAGGTACTGCATAACTTGCGTGCCGACTGTCTGGTTATCAAGCCGGCGCAAGATTAA
- a CDS encoding cation:proton antiporter subunit C, protein MNIYESFNYWVVMLLMMSGLYILIAHGNFVKKIIGLTIFQTSLYIFYISMAKVTGATAPIIKQGIELYSNPLPHVLILTAIVVGISTTALALALVIRIKQAYGTIEEDEIQAMDEKP, encoded by the coding sequence ATGAATATCTACGAGTCTTTTAACTACTGGGTGGTGATGCTGCTGATGATGAGCGGCTTGTATATCTTAATTGCCCACGGTAATTTCGTTAAAAAAATTATCGGCCTGACGATTTTCCAGACTTCCCTCTATATTTTTTACATCAGCATGGCCAAGGTCACGGGGGCAACCGCACCCATTATCAAACAAGGGATCGAACTTTATTCTAACCCCCTGCCCCATGTGCTGATCTTAACCGCCATAGTGGTGGGTATTTCCACAACGGCCCTTGCTCTTGCTTTAGTCATCCGCATTAAACAGGCCTACGGTACGATTGAAGAAGACGAAATACAGGCCATGGATGAAAAGCCGTGA
- the mnhG gene encoding monovalent cation/H(+) antiporter subunit G: MTDVLSILSAVFLLLGSLCNLIAGIGLFRFPDFYSRMHATGITDSLGTGFILVGLMLLSSWDISLSKLILILAFILLTGPTITYSLANAAKQQGLAEKLTEEAEAAEKNNGEGPSNH; encoded by the coding sequence ATGACAGATGTCCTGAGTATTTTAAGCGCTGTTTTTTTATTGCTGGGCAGCCTTTGCAATCTCATTGCCGGTATCGGCCTGTTCCGCTTTCCTGACTTTTACAGCCGTATGCATGCCACGGGCATTACCGACAGTTTAGGCACCGGCTTTATTTTAGTGGGGCTTATGCTGTTAAGCTCCTGGGACATCAGTTTAAGCAAGCTGATTCTGATCCTGGCCTTTATCCTGCTCACCGGTCCGACTATCACCTATAGCCTGGCAAATGCCGCTAAACAGCAGGGTTTGGCGGAAAAGTTGACAGAAGAGGCGGAGGCAGCAGAAAAAAATAACGGAGAAGGCCCATCGAATCATTGA
- a CDS encoding biotin/lipoyl-containing protein, translated as MKKVFISYSHESDKHKAWVAKLAAKLRQQGIDAMIDRYAIPEEPWPQWMQNQILNSDITLLVCTKEYRLRFEGKSQAKGVTWEGLIANQILYDNRCKNKKFIAVLPSSEDIEFIPIPYKGYPYFVLYEQFKSLLRYLDGKAELDIPELAASPLEDKALQEAPKPPAKIDLGSGDNINYPMYIQANVYSPISGTISEYGVISSKILYEDRHWENITYQNRVLLTHDERISDKQSFLMVVEKQTREPILITSHTELVLKDSLKHGDFVEAHDKIATVYIPISNTYHPPYTVTRGETFAGVFRYSPYLRSSVWRILDGSLKDSQRIIKCRTNEKSGVCALEAQVSGTFHPNKGLDVGHSISIGDNLGQIDSDSGILPVVSTLEGIITTKPQTESTPVFVGKSLLEIRVSPNVADIQVEPVRGKHNGWFNLFAPADGHVSFNALNPGYIFGEQTVIATVYAKNVTLNLSISITEGEIMSLCCNEGDKVSYGDKLLSVRALKVNIISPLIGRFYLAPLPGAKPFVEVGDTIEPGQTVCMIEALKTEHRINNEYKAIVESIEFRDGDKVEWDSVLIRTKLIW; from the coding sequence ATGAAAAAAGTTTTTATTAGCTATAGCCATGAATCGGATAAGCATAAGGCCTGGGTCGCCAAGCTTGCCGCCAAATTAAGGCAACAGGGTATAGATGCCATGATCGACCGGTATGCTATTCCCGAAGAGCCCTGGCCGCAATGGATGCAAAACCAGATATTAAACTCAGACATCACCCTGCTGGTGTGCACAAAAGAATACCGTTTGCGCTTTGAGGGAAAATCTCAGGCTAAAGGAGTAACCTGGGAAGGGTTGATAGCCAATCAAATCCTGTACGACAACCGGTGCAAAAATAAAAAATTCATCGCCGTACTGCCTTCCTCCGAGGATATCGAGTTTATACCTATCCCGTATAAGGGCTATCCCTATTTCGTTCTCTACGAACAATTTAAATCTTTATTAAGGTACCTGGATGGCAAGGCTGAATTGGACATTCCCGAGCTGGCAGCCAGCCCCCTGGAAGATAAAGCCTTACAGGAAGCCCCCAAACCGCCCGCCAAAATAGATTTAGGCTCGGGGGATAACATAAATTACCCTATGTATATCCAGGCCAATGTTTATTCCCCCATCAGCGGCACCATCAGCGAATATGGGGTTATTTCAAGCAAAATACTATACGAAGACAGGCACTGGGAAAACATTACCTACCAAAACCGGGTACTGCTGACCCATGATGAAAGAATATCGGATAAGCAGTCTTTTTTAATGGTGGTGGAAAAACAGACCCGGGAGCCGATACTGATCACTTCTCATACCGAGCTGGTGCTTAAAGACTCCCTCAAACACGGCGATTTTGTCGAAGCCCATGATAAAATCGCCACAGTCTATATTCCCATCAGCAATACCTACCATCCCCCTTATACCGTCACCCGGGGCGAAACCTTTGCCGGCGTATTCAGGTATTCCCCATATTTGCGCTCTTCTGTCTGGCGGATCCTGGACGGCTCGTTAAAAGACAGCCAACGTATCATTAAATGCCGCACCAATGAAAAGTCGGGAGTATGCGCATTAGAAGCCCAAGTCTCCGGCACCTTTCATCCAAATAAAGGACTGGATGTCGGCCATAGCATTAGTATCGGCGACAATTTAGGCCAGATAGACTCAGATAGCGGTATTTTGCCCGTAGTTTCTACACTGGAAGGCATCATTACCACTAAACCCCAGACAGAATCGACACCGGTATTTGTCGGTAAAAGCCTGCTGGAGATCCGGGTATCCCCCAATGTCGCCGATATACAGGTAGAGCCGGTAAGGGGAAAACATAACGGCTGGTTTAATTTATTTGCCCCCGCTGACGGGCACGTATCCTTTAATGCGTTAAACCCGGGTTATATCTTTGGCGAACAAACCGTTATCGCCACTGTCTATGCAAAAAACGTTACGTTGAATTTAAGTATTTCCATCACCGAAGGGGAAATCATGTCCCTGTGTTGCAACGAAGGAGACAAGGTCAGTTATGGCGATAAACTGCTTTCTGTACGGGCACTGAAAGTGAATATCATCTCCCCCCTGATAGGACGCTTTTACCTGGCGCCCTTACCCGGAGCCAAGCCATTTGTGGAAGTCGGGGACACCATAGAACCGGGGCAAACTGTTTGTATGATCGAAGCCCTAAAAACAGAGCATAGGATAAACAACGAATATAAAGCTATCGTCGAAAGCATAGAGTTTCGTGACGGAGATAAAGTGGAATGGGACAGCGTACTGATCAGGACCAAGCTGATATGGTGA
- a CDS encoding ABC transporter substrate-binding protein codes for MQKVISLLSPVISISCLCLLLPPFTLAAAEIRLGMSTALTGPTKNLGQQVRQGAQAYFNQYNQSEKGQKNPISLISYDDGYEPRNTVINTIKLIEDDKVFALFGYVGTPTSKAIMPLLEDHRIIYFSPYTGADFLRSPIKKNIFNIRASYYTEAETQVEYFIDQLNLSKAALFIQADAFGLAASKGFKNALSARGITAIEQVRYKRNTSEIEIATERLKQLNPEVIFCVGTYEPIAKLINELRSANINSHIVMLSFVGAQSLIKRLKYFSNVYVTLVMQDPHASPLPIIKDYRKAMAGEPLSHESLEGYIDAAVFVAIINSIKGEITYDSFIKHAEQLRMNLGGLPIYFSEYDHQGLNKAYLNQITAKGLLPVTGSR; via the coding sequence ATGCAAAAAGTGATCAGCCTGCTATCCCCGGTCATATCAATAAGTTGTTTGTGCTTATTACTCCCCCCTTTTACCTTGGCGGCGGCAGAAATCAGGCTGGGCATGTCTACGGCCCTGACGGGACCGACTAAAAACCTGGGGCAGCAGGTGAGACAGGGGGCACAAGCTTATTTTAACCAATACAACCAAAGTGAAAAGGGACAGAAAAACCCCATTTCCCTGATCAGTTACGATGACGGCTACGAGCCCAGAAACACCGTGATAAACACCATAAAACTGATAGAGGACGATAAGGTTTTTGCCTTGTTCGGCTATGTCGGCACCCCGACTTCAAAAGCCATTATGCCGCTGCTGGAAGATCACCGTATTATTTATTTTTCCCCTTATACAGGAGCCGATTTTCTCCGTTCTCCCATCAAGAAAAATATCTTTAACATCCGGGCCAGTTATTACACCGAGGCGGAAACCCAGGTGGAGTATTTTATCGACCAGCTTAATTTATCCAAAGCGGCGTTATTTATCCAGGCGGACGCCTTCGGCCTGGCGGCAAGCAAAGGTTTTAAAAATGCCTTAAGCGCCAGGGGCATTACCGCCATAGAGCAGGTCAGGTATAAACGTAATACTTCGGAGATAGAAATTGCCACCGAGCGCCTTAAACAGCTTAACCCCGAGGTGATTTTTTGTGTCGGCACCTATGAGCCCATTGCTAAATTAATCAATGAGTTGAGATCTGCTAATATCAACAGCCATATCGTGATGTTATCTTTTGTCGGCGCCCAGTCGCTGATAAAACGCCTGAAATACTTCAGCAATGTTTATGTAACCCTGGTGATGCAGGACCCCCATGCCTCTCCTTTGCCTATTATCAAGGATTACCGCAAAGCCATGGCCGGTGAGCCCTTAAGCCATGAATCGCTGGAAGGCTATATTGATGCTGCGGTATTTGTGGCCATTATTAACAGCATCAAGGGGGAGATTACCTATGATTCTTTTATCAAACACGCCGAGCAGTTGCGCATGAACCTGGGGGGACTGCCGATCTACTTTTCGGAATATGATCACCAGGGGCTGAATAAAGCCTACCTGAATCAAATTACGGCAAAAGGGCTTTTACCCGTTACCGGCAGTCGCTAA
- a CDS encoding LodA/GoxA family CTQ-dependent oxidase, which produces MSKPGKRYYIYPAIGIARVGNSESEYLISPDVINQPFDAGQNYKDNQGRVKRQAARFRIYAMDDNGKVLEEVVCSDKVQIEWSVHLANRKAINYQFKNAMDLDDLPLDRKKLDPELDKLPAELRSLFTDPGNLAMDCNLRNPDITDLEDRRQLLLLDPGKRKIKGISRNQGNAQKKEDFTFDSAKFYQGTRHQQDVYLGELQTDEKGRLLVLGGRGKSASFDGQPAVTFANNNGWHDDVADGTVRAKVIIDGEKFEAEPAMVAITPPNFAPGIEGTVTLLDVVEDLFEKQGLLKPVEQVSFYRDIYPIFKSLVDNQAVNSGFYFLFGENAPGNFTAGQLREKISDNSSDSLALRRYLFNQFRPSVTQAKIRRIQALADIYQQHQVKSPGLSLQVGEIARQAISASQEAVEADQLPPFYGDAYADFTDNPLANLSLTDRQYENLRRWSEGDFICDAHEPEINCLEDVPLQEQPRALTRGHLAQCLGGPFHPGIELTWFLRRISMWNTEDPLDKMRLNILPKDQQVQDYFGPVLTPDIALAQMFNASGPGTLTRFMGVPWQTDEASCRSGQDYDPAYYLPLASFWSARVPNQVLSQRSFDRLKDDNLPPLQRLKHLNYRQDWLRFFNSTVYQTQINGMVSDWSKIGIVKEQKLDPPLKLGEYELSSLWVESEVNKKFTVNDPSYRQLLRMESLANAAGEVSAPDGNAEFLANLRELERDDCDFAANTEPERPTFTRRQLFGGKD; this is translated from the coding sequence ATGAGCAAGCCAGGAAAACGTTATTATATCTATCCCGCCATAGGTATCGCCCGGGTCGGCAACAGTGAAAGCGAATACCTGATTTCCCCGGACGTGATCAACCAGCCCTTTGATGCCGGACAGAACTACAAGGACAATCAGGGCCGGGTTAAACGCCAGGCGGCCAGGTTCCGTATCTATGCCATGGACGATAACGGCAAGGTGCTGGAAGAGGTAGTGTGCAGTGACAAGGTGCAAATAGAATGGAGCGTGCACCTGGCCAACCGCAAGGCCATCAATTACCAGTTCAAAAATGCCATGGATCTTGACGACCTGCCTTTGGACAGGAAAAAGCTGGACCCGGAACTGGATAAGTTGCCCGCCGAGTTAAGAAGCCTGTTCACAGATCCCGGTAACCTGGCCATGGACTGCAATCTGCGCAACCCGGATATCACAGACCTGGAAGATCGCAGGCAACTGCTGCTGTTGGATCCCGGCAAGCGCAAAATCAAGGGCATTTCACGCAACCAGGGCAATGCGCAAAAAAAAGAAGATTTCACCTTTGACAGCGCCAAATTTTACCAGGGCACCCGCCATCAGCAAGACGTGTATTTAGGCGAGTTGCAGACCGATGAAAAGGGACGCCTGCTGGTGCTGGGGGGACGCGGAAAATCCGCCAGTTTTGACGGCCAGCCTGCGGTTACCTTTGCCAACAATAACGGCTGGCATGATGATGTTGCCGATGGCACCGTCAGGGCCAAAGTGATTATTGACGGCGAGAAATTCGAAGCCGAGCCCGCCATGGTGGCGATAACGCCGCCTAATTTTGCCCCCGGCATCGAAGGCACGGTTACCCTGCTGGATGTGGTGGAAGATCTGTTTGAAAAACAGGGCTTGCTCAAGCCGGTAGAGCAGGTTTCTTTTTATCGCGACATCTATCCGATATTTAAAAGCCTGGTGGACAACCAGGCGGTGAATTCCGGTTTCTATTTCCTTTTCGGCGAAAATGCCCCGGGCAACTTTACCGCCGGGCAGTTAAGAGAAAAAATTTCCGACAACAGCAGCGACAGCCTGGCGCTGCGCCGTTATCTGTTTAACCAGTTCCGGCCATCTGTGACCCAGGCCAAGATCAGGCGTATTCAGGCCCTGGCCGACATTTACCAGCAGCACCAGGTTAAAAGCCCCGGCTTGTCCCTGCAGGTGGGAGAAATTGCCCGCCAGGCGATATCCGCCAGCCAGGAAGCGGTGGAAGCGGATCAGCTGCCGCCCTTTTACGGCGATGCCTACGCCGATTTTACCGATAATCCGCTGGCAAATCTCAGCCTGACCGACCGCCAATATGAGAATTTAAGGCGCTGGTCGGAAGGTGATTTTATTTGTGATGCACACGAGCCAGAAATAAATTGCCTGGAGGATGTGCCGCTGCAGGAGCAGCCCCGCGCCTTAACCCGGGGCCACCTGGCCCAATGCCTGGGAGGCCCCTTTCATCCCGGCATAGAGCTGACCTGGTTCCTGCGCCGCATCAGCATGTGGAACACGGAAGATCCCCTGGATAAGATGCGTTTGAATATTTTGCCAAAAGACCAGCAGGTGCAGGATTATTTTGGTCCGGTATTAACGCCGGATATCGCGTTGGCGCAGATGTTTAATGCCAGCGGTCCCGGCACCCTGACCCGCTTTATGGGAGTGCCCTGGCAAACGGATGAGGCCAGCTGCCGTTCGGGGCAGGATTATGACCCCGCTTATTATCTGCCCCTGGCCAGCTTCTGGTCGGCCCGGGTGCCGAATCAGGTGTTGAGCCAGCGCAGCTTTGACCGCCTCAAGGATGATAACCTGCCGCCGTTGCAGCGTTTAAAGCATTTAAATTACCGTCAGGACTGGCTGCGCTTTTTTAATTCAACCGTCTATCAGACCCAGATCAACGGTATGGTCAGTGACTGGAGCAAAATCGGCATTGTTAAAGAGCAAAAGCTGGATCCGCCGTTAAAGCTTGGCGAGTATGAATTAAGCTCTCTTTGGGTTGAATCTGAGGTGAATAAAAAGTTCACTGTCAACGACCCCAGCTACCGCCAGCTATTACGCATGGAAAGCCTGGCCAATGCGGCCGGCGAGGTAAGTGCGCCGGATGGAAATGCCGAGTTTTTAGCGAATTTACGCGAACTTGAGCGCGATGACTGTGACTTTGCCGCCAATACCGAGCCCGAGCGGCCGACCTTTACCCGCCGCCAGCTGTTTGGTGGCAAAGATTGA
- a CDS encoding monovalent cation/H+ antiporter complex subunit F, with protein MLLAAILAVFVIMLLALLRAFLGPGLYDRILAVNLFGTKTVLFIALLGFLSGHGYFLDIALLYALLNFVSIVGVLRFVEYQQQTQPKADKEEKL; from the coding sequence ATGCTGCTGGCGGCCATCCTGGCGGTTTTCGTTATTATGCTGCTGGCATTGCTGCGGGCTTTTCTGGGGCCTGGCCTTTATGACCGGATACTGGCGGTTAACCTGTTCGGTACCAAAACCGTGTTATTTATTGCGCTGTTGGGCTTTTTATCCGGCCATGGTTATTTTCTCGATATCGCCTTGCTTTATGCGTTACTGAATTTTGTCAGCATAGTCGGTGTGTTGCGTTTTGTTGAATACCAGCAACAAACGCAGCCAAAAGCGGACAAGGAAGAAAAGCTATGA